The proteins below are encoded in one region of Flavobacteriales bacterium TMED191:
- a CDS encoding HlyC/CorC family transporter, with product MVFDYSIIFLTLLFSAFFSGMEIAFVSSNKLKIFLEKEQGNLTNKIVSKFTEKPTHFIISMLIGNNVALVIYGIYMANLLEPMVAKYLVSIPFLVLLIQVIISSFLVLLVAEFLPKVVFSLFPNKLLKFFAIPAIIIIYLLYPLSIFINTISNFLISNIFGKLNSKEDVVFNRIDLDEYLEEHNEIAKQSIDGVDPEIEILQNALDFSTLKVRDCMIPRTEIIGVNINDSITNLRKKFIQTGHSKILVFKDNLDSIVAYVHSFELFKNPNFIKDILLPISIIPESLLAQTALDKLLKERRSVALVVDEYGGTSGLICVEDILEELVGEIEDEHDETSFSGLQISDNKYHVLGKHKIDDLNKQYDFKLELSEEYDTLSGFIVSNIGRIPKNQEIITIKNYEFKIVKITDNFIEEIILCVIE from the coding sequence ATGGTTTTTGATTATAGTATAATTTTTCTGACACTTTTATTTTCTGCTTTTTTTTCAGGCATGGAAATTGCATTTGTTTCATCCAATAAATTAAAGATTTTCTTAGAAAAGGAGCAAGGGAATTTAACTAATAAAATAGTTTCAAAATTTACGGAAAAACCTACCCATTTTATTATTTCTATGCTAATAGGCAATAATGTTGCATTAGTTATCTATGGGATTTATATGGCTAATTTATTAGAACCCATGGTTGCTAAGTATTTAGTTTCTATTCCGTTTTTGGTTTTATTGATTCAGGTAATTATCTCTTCCTTTTTAGTTCTACTTGTTGCAGAATTTTTACCAAAAGTAGTATTCTCACTATTCCCAAATAAATTACTGAAGTTTTTTGCAATTCCTGCCATAATTATTATTTATTTACTATATCCACTTTCAATTTTTATCAACACAATTTCTAACTTTTTAATTTCTAATATATTTGGGAAGCTCAATAGTAAAGAAGATGTTGTATTTAACAGAATAGATTTAGATGAGTATTTAGAAGAACATAATGAAATTGCTAAACAATCTATTGACGGAGTAGATCCAGAAATAGAAATTTTACAAAACGCTTTAGACTTTTCTACTCTAAAGGTAAGGGATTGTATGATTCCTAGAACTGAGATTATAGGTGTTAATATAAATGATTCTATAACTAATCTTCGCAAAAAATTTATTCAGACTGGACATTCGAAAATTTTAGTTTTTAAAGATAATTTAGATAGCATAGTTGCATATGTCCACTCTTTTGAATTATTTAAGAACCCCAACTTTATTAAGGATATTTTATTGCCGATTTCAATAATACCAGAAAGTTTACTTGCTCAAACAGCACTTGATAAATTATTAAAAGAACGTCGTAGTGTTGCATTAGTGGTTGATGAGTATGGTGGCACTTCTGGTTTAATATGTGTTGAAGACATTTTGGAAGAATTAGTTGGAGAAATTGAGGATGAACATGATGAAACTAGTTTTTCAGGACTCCAAATATCGGATAACAAATATCATGTTTTAGGAAAGCATAAAATTGATGACCTGAACAAGCAATATGACTTTAAACTAGAGCTTTCCGAAGAGTATGATACTCTTAGTGGTTTTATTGTAAGTAATATAGGGAGAATCCCAAAAAATCAAGAAATCATAACAATTAAAAATTATGAATTTAAAATTGTTAAGATTACAGATAATTTTATAGAGGAAATTATTCTTTGTGTCATAGAATAA
- the lptC gene encoding LPS export ABC transporter periplasmic protein LptC, giving the protein MRILFISYLLTFFSCVNKLEDINFNSSGDNLGDFAQNIELSYYLKGNLEFKLIAPEMNQLSEINTFPNGIDVYVYNNKLDTIATISADYAIQNKIQHTVEVSRNVILINSEMEQLNTEQLFWNSETKKIYTDDFVTINTKNQIIMGFGFEADQYFSTYTLSNITGTIYL; this is encoded by the coding sequence ATGAGAATTTTGTTTATATCTTATTTATTAACCTTTTTTTCATGTGTTAATAAGTTGGAAGACATAAATTTTAATTCCTCAGGTGATAATCTAGGTGACTTTGCGCAAAATATTGAATTGTCATATTATTTAAAGGGAAATTTAGAATTTAAGTTAATTGCTCCTGAAATGAATCAACTTTCGGAAATTAACACTTTTCCTAATGGGATAGATGTATATGTTTATAACAATAAGCTTGATACTATAGCTACAATTTCAGCAGACTATGCAATTCAAAATAAAATTCAACACACTGTTGAAGTTAGTAGAAATGTGATTTTAATAAATTCTGAAATGGAACAATTAAATACAGAACAATTATTTTGGAATAGTGAGACTAAAAAAATCTACACTGATGATTTTGTTACAATAAACACTAAAAATCAAATTATTATGGGTTTTGGATTTGAGGCGGATCAGTATTTTTCAACATATACATTATCAAATATTACTGGAACTATTTATCTTTAA